Proteins encoded in a region of the Panicum hallii strain FIL2 chromosome 3, PHallii_v3.1, whole genome shotgun sequence genome:
- the LOC112887416 gene encoding LOW QUALITY PROTEIN: zinc finger protein STAR3-like (The sequence of the model RefSeq protein was modified relative to this genomic sequence to represent the inferred CDS: inserted 1 base in 1 codon): MDHSQNHIHDQSAANLCYQFGSDNPFLGMGIQQPFAPFTSPFGACSSTNIPHMDWDPATMLDNLTFIEEKIHQVKNVIRTMVDNGSQLPCRPGELGQQQQVVNADLTCLIVQLISTAGSLLPSLKNSSFLSHPPAGHTGIVKHVGSSSSFVPNVTTISEEXQEELCSPEDYEELFKGFTDGAMEGGIEIDNVLVEELDAKDGDEGGDAGMDGEILPPGSYELLQLEKDEILAPHTHFCTICGKGFKRDANLRMHMRGHGDEYKSPAALAKPPRDTSAEHEVVKRYSCPFVDCKRNKLHKNFQPLKTILCVKNHYKRSHCEKSYTCSRCHTKKFSVMADLKTHEKHCGRNKWLCSCGTSFSRKDKLFAHVALFQGHTPALPTEAKTSSDQIGAVGSHQEPAKLPNSMGSSFMWGTSSGGNSALDIKGFDGCSDDFLSTVNFGSFNFSFGPADGFTGEPSGGSFPMMPSEHFQNAQKKGKN; the protein is encoded by the exons ATGGATCACAGTCAGAACCACATCCATGACCAATCCGCTGCAAACCTCTGCTATCAGTTCGGTTCAGACAATCCGTTCCTTGGCATGGGGATTCAGCAGCCATTTGCGCCATTCACCTCGCCATTTGGTGCTTGCTCATCCACCAACATTCCCCACATGGATTGGGACCCAGCTACCATGCTTGACAACCTCACCTTCATTGAGGAGAAGATACATCAAGTGAAGAATGTAATACGTACAATGGTGGACAATGGCAGCCAGCTACCTTGTCGTCCAGGGGAGCtcggccagcagcagcaggtggtCAATGCAGACCTAACATGTCTCATTGTTCAGCTCATCTCTACTGCCGGGAGCCTCCTCCCATCATTGAAGAACTCATCCTTTCTGAGCCACCCCCCAGCTGGACACACAGGCATCGTTAAACATGTTGGGTCGAGCTCAAGCTTTGTTCCTAACGTAACAACCATTTCTGAAG AACAAGAGGAATTGTGTAGCCCTGAGGATTACGAAGAACTTTTTAAGGGTTTCACTGATGGTGCAATGGAAGGAGGCATTGAAATTGACAATGTTCTTGTCGAGGAGCTGGATGCGAAGGATGGTGATGAAGGTGGTGATGCTGGCATGGATGGCGAGATCTTACCACCGGGCTCTTATGAGTTACTGCAGCTGGAGAAGGATGAGATATTGGCCCCACACACGCACTTCTGCACCATCTGCGGAAAGGGTTTCAAGAGGGATGCAAATCTGCGGATGCACATGAGAGGCCACGGTGATGAGTACAAGAGCCCTGCCGCACTAGCCAAGCCACCTAGAGACACAAGCGCAGAACACGAAGTGGTGAAGAGGTACTCTTGTCCATTTGTAGACTGCAAGCGGAACAAGCTGCACAAGAACTTCCAGCCCCTCAAGACGATCCTGTGTGTGAAGAATCATTACAAGAGGAGCCACTGTGAGAAGAGCTACACCTGCAGCCGGTGCCACACGAAGAAGTTCTCGGTCATGGCAGACCTCAAGACGCACGAGAAGCACTGCGGCCGCAACAAGTGGCTGTGCTCCTGTGGAACAAGTTTTTCAAGGAAGGACAAGCTTTTCGCACATGTAGCTCTGTTCCAAGGCCATACACCAGCATTGCCAACAGAGGCAAAGACTTCTTCAGACCAGATCGGTGCCGTAGGTAGCCATCAGGAACCAGCGAAGCTCCCAAACTCCATGGGCAGCAGCTTCATGTGGGGTACCTCCTCTGGTGGTAACAGTGCACTGGATATCAAAGGGTTCGATGGCTGCAGCGATGACTTCCTGTCAACAGTGAACTTTGGTTCCTTCAATTTCAGTTTCGGGCCAGCTGATGGATTTACAGGAGAGCCTTCTGGCGGTTCGTTTCCGATGATGCCTTCTGAGCACTTCCAGAATGCTCAGAAGAAGGGGAAGAACTAA
- the LOC112884437 gene encoding uncharacterized protein LOC112884437, with protein MKGVFCKNWQGFALPLWLSFVKTRPTRPNREEQTSFELPLAGSTQAPSAPDLPPRLLTCSGIPAIPGRPFCNSVPASLPGNPPGGGVAVPLLLPSPVVGSWPVSPAEPPLLGAETVPLFAPADGSRWNSELEGRNLSMLATGLGV; from the exons ATgaagggggttttctgcaaaaatTGGCAGGGCTTTGCTTTGCCGCTTTGGCTTTCTTTCGTTAAG ACCCGACCCACCCGGCCCAACAGAGAAGAGCAAACCAGCTTCGAGCTTCCCCTCGCCGGCTCTACGCAAGCTCCGTCCGCCCCTGACCTGCCGCCGCGTCTGCTCACCTGCTCCGGCATTCCGGCGATTCCAGGCCGGCCGTTCTGTAACTCGGTGCCAGCCAGCCTGCCAGGCAACCCGCCGGGCGGCGGCGTAGCGGTGCCCCTGCTTCTCCCGTCCCCCGTCGTGGGCTCGTGGCCAGTGTCTCCCGCGGAACCCCCGCTGCTAGGGGCTGAAACCGTTCCCCTTTTCGCGCCTGCG GACGGGTCGAGGTGGAACAGCGAGCTGGAGGGAAGAAACCTGAGTATGCTAGCCACTGGGTTAG GAGTGTGA